In Flavobacteriales bacterium, one genomic interval encodes:
- the gatB gene encoding Asp-tRNA(Asn)/Glu-tRNA(Gln) amidotransferase subunit GatB, giving the protein MVKEIDTKASVTGTGAPHWSVKYDLVVGLEVHAQLITETKAYSCDPNAYGDHPNTNVSPLTLGHPGTLPVANKRVIEHAVRIGLATNCTIAPWMHYARKNYFYPDLPKGYQITQDKTPICTNGFIDIPNTRDPGVKEMTRIGITRIHMEEDAGKSIHDVDPFNTLVDLNRAGVPLVEIVSEPDIRSGQEAYDYLVEVRRLVRYLDICDGNMEEGSMRCDANISLRIKGVEEFGTRCEVKNMNSFRNVMRAIEYEAQRQSEILDAGGEIHMETRSFDAATGSTSGMRSKEEAHDYRYFPEPDLQPITVSESHKEAIRKAMPPLPRELREKYTKELGLSDYDAAILTDDKATALYYEDVIKGTTNHKAAANWVMGDVRSWMNEQGLTMDQFPISADRLAGLVTLIDSGRISHSIASQKLFPLMLNDTSTSPADLAAANDLVQDAGDDVVEGIMKEVMARYPDKVVAYRAGNKGLLGLFMGEVMKGTKGKADPKKANEVVRSILEKDNA; this is encoded by the coding sequence ATGGTAAAAGAGATCGATACAAAAGCTTCCGTGACCGGCACCGGTGCACCTCATTGGAGTGTGAAGTACGACCTTGTTGTAGGGCTCGAAGTACACGCGCAGTTGATCACCGAGACCAAGGCGTACAGTTGCGACCCGAATGCATACGGAGATCATCCGAATACGAATGTCTCCCCACTGACGCTAGGGCATCCTGGAACTTTGCCAGTTGCCAACAAACGTGTTATAGAACATGCCGTTCGCATCGGGTTGGCCACCAATTGCACGATCGCGCCTTGGATGCACTACGCTCGTAAGAACTATTTCTACCCTGATCTACCGAAAGGATATCAGATCACACAGGATAAAACGCCCATCTGCACCAATGGGTTCATTGATATTCCGAACACACGCGATCCTGGAGTGAAGGAAATGACACGGATCGGTATCACTCGGATCCACATGGAAGAGGATGCCGGAAAGAGCATCCATGATGTCGATCCGTTCAATACGCTCGTTGACCTCAATCGCGCCGGTGTACCGCTGGTGGAGATCGTAAGCGAACCTGATATCCGCAGCGGACAGGAGGCTTACGATTACTTGGTGGAGGTGCGTCGCTTAGTGCGTTATTTGGATATCTGCGATGGAAACATGGAAGAAGGTTCCATGCGTTGCGATGCGAACATCAGTCTGCGCATTAAGGGAGTTGAGGAGTTCGGTACGCGTTGTGAAGTGAAGAACATGAACAGTTTCCGCAACGTGATGCGTGCGATCGAATACGAGGCACAGCGCCAAAGCGAGATCCTGGACGCTGGCGGCGAGATCCACATGGAGACCCGCTCGTTCGATGCTGCCACCGGAAGCACGAGTGGCATGCGTAGCAAAGAAGAAGCGCATGACTACAGGTATTTTCCAGAACCTGATCTACAACCGATCACCGTTTCTGAGTCGCACAAGGAAGCCATCCGAAAGGCAATGCCTCCCCTACCCCGCGAACTGCGTGAGAAGTACACCAAGGAGTTAGGGCTAAGCGATTACGACGCCGCAATACTTACGGATGATAAAGCAACCGCCTTGTACTATGAGGATGTGATCAAGGGAACGACCAATCACAAAGCAGCGGCAAACTGGGTAATGGGCGATGTGCGTAGTTGGATGAATGAGCAAGGGCTGACGATGGACCAATTCCCGATCTCCGCGGATCGTCTTGCGGGCCTGGTCACGTTGATCGATAGTGGGAGGATAAGCCACTCGATCGCCAGCCAGAAATTGTTCCCTTTAATGCTGAACGATACGTCGACAAGCCCTGCTGACCTAGCCGCTGCAAATGACCTTGTCCAAGATGCCGGGGATGACGTGGTAGAAGGAATAATGAAGGAAGTAATGGCTCGCTATCCCGATAAAGTAGTAGCCTATCGTGCCGGGAACAAAGGGCTACTTGGCTTGTTCATGGGTGAAGTAATGAAGGGAACCAAGGGTAAGGCCGATCCTAAAAAAGCAAACGAAGTAGTACGTTCCATACTGGAAAAAGACAACGCTTAA
- a CDS encoding proline--tRNA ligase, whose protein sequence is MADNLTKRADDYAKWYNDLVLKADMAEHSAVRGCMVIKPHGYAIWEKMQSALDRMFKDTGHVNAYFPIFVPKSLFEAEEKNAEGFAKECAVVTHYRLKADPNNKGKLMVDPEAKLEEELIVRPTSEAIIWNTYRGWIKSYRDLPLLINQWANVVRWEMRTRLFLRTAEFLWQEGHTAHATKAEAIEETERMLQVYATFAEEWLAMPVLQGVKTASERFAGAEETYCIEAMMQDGKALQAGTSHFLGQNFAKAFDVVFTNKQNTQEHVWATSWGVSTRLMGALIMTHSDDNGLVLPPKLAPVQVVIVPIAKNEEQMEAVRTYVAPMIGELKAKGISVKLDDDDKRKPGWKFAEYEFKGYPIRIAIGPRDMENGTVEVARRDTLEKQVMQVTDIAEKIEHLLGRIQDNLYQKALAMREEFTTAVDTYDEFKVAIEKGGFIYAHWDGTPETEEKVKNETKATIRLIPLKSDGKPGKCMVTGQPSTQRVVFARAY, encoded by the coding sequence ATGGCGGATAATCTTACTAAAAGAGCGGATGACTATGCAAAATGGTACAACGACCTTGTACTGAAAGCGGACATGGCCGAGCATAGTGCTGTGCGAGGTTGTATGGTGATCAAGCCACATGGTTACGCTATTTGGGAGAAGATGCAAAGTGCGCTGGATCGAATGTTCAAGGACACCGGACATGTAAACGCATACTTCCCCATTTTCGTGCCTAAAAGCCTGTTCGAGGCCGAAGAAAAAAATGCGGAAGGGTTTGCCAAGGAGTGCGCCGTTGTTACGCATTACCGGCTAAAGGCCGATCCGAACAATAAGGGTAAGTTGATGGTGGATCCGGAGGCCAAGTTGGAAGAAGAACTTATCGTACGACCAACAAGTGAAGCCATCATTTGGAACACCTATCGTGGCTGGATAAAAAGCTATCGGGACCTGCCGTTGTTGATCAACCAATGGGCCAATGTCGTTCGTTGGGAAATGCGAACGCGCCTTTTCCTTCGTACCGCTGAATTCTTATGGCAGGAAGGGCACACAGCACATGCCACAAAGGCCGAAGCGATCGAGGAGACCGAACGTATGTTGCAAGTGTATGCCACATTTGCAGAGGAGTGGTTGGCGATGCCGGTATTACAAGGGGTGAAAACCGCTAGTGAACGTTTTGCAGGAGCTGAAGAAACCTATTGCATTGAAGCGATGATGCAGGACGGCAAAGCGTTGCAAGCGGGTACTTCGCACTTTCTCGGACAGAACTTTGCCAAGGCCTTCGATGTGGTCTTTACCAATAAGCAGAATACGCAAGAGCATGTTTGGGCAACAAGTTGGGGAGTTAGTACGCGGTTAATGGGAGCGTTGATCATGACCCATAGTGATGACAATGGGTTGGTCCTGCCACCCAAACTGGCACCGGTGCAGGTGGTTATTGTACCTATTGCCAAGAATGAAGAGCAGATGGAGGCGGTCCGTACTTATGTAGCTCCAATGATCGGCGAGCTTAAGGCCAAGGGGATCTCTGTGAAGTTGGACGATGATGACAAGCGGAAACCCGGATGGAAGTTCGCAGAATATGAATTCAAAGGTTATCCTATACGTATCGCGATCGGCCCTCGGGACATGGAAAATGGAACCGTGGAGGTTGCTCGTCGCGACACGTTGGAAAAACAGGTTATGCAGGTAACGGATATAGCGGAAAAGATCGAGCATTTGCTAGGTCGCATCCAGGACAATCTTTACCAGAAAGCGTTGGCGATGCGCGAAGAGTTCACTACTGCGGTGGATACATACGATGAATTCAAAGTAGCCATAGAGAAGGGTGGATTCATATACGCACACTGGGATGGTACGCCAGAAACCGAAGAGAAAGTGAAGAACGAGACCAAAGCCACGATCCGCCTTATTCCGTTAAAAAGTGATGGGAAACCCGGGAAGTGTATGGTTACGGGCCAACCAAGTACGCAACGCGTAGTTTTTGCTCGCGCTTACTGA
- a CDS encoding polysaccharide biosynthesis tyrosine autokinase, which yields MSASANDTIDLQAIFKKLLSKWWVFFITCALAIGGGVAYIKTTAKIYLVKTVVMMSEKDKSAMGSKEEFLKGSALMNNSSAIEDLIAQLVSVSNVTKTMQRLEFGIAYYERKDFLTQQKFEYPPFFVKLDTVAIQVFGLPIHVKVDREAGTYRVQAEAKHAQLYNVQKQIELEGFIADYKVDEVRKIGEPFVAEGLSFTIEFPEDRNYGNDKERYFTINSLDALVAEYRDKTTAGALSEESNIVEVMTTGEVTAKEKQYLNKLVETFIESELLRRQRKGRSTINFIDEQIGVVSDSLRKSQESVEKIRKQDGVFDVGQSVDVILNDRSRLEDERSQWVRKRQYCVSILSKLRTNTDYRNVPAPQSSGIDDAVLNSTVLELTKLSADLAAENMNTVKSNPKIVTMERRIRNLVGSLISTAEGLVEQADITIADLSKRLGTLNFRMNKMGRTEGSISSAALTSELTGDLYNYLMEKKYEASIAVASDQVDKYVIDIARNASGKPIKPAKKMVFGTALMLGLLLPLGFLLIRDFFNDSIENLDQLKRVSSIPVLATIPSSKRKRIMPDEPKSLLAESFRTARINLQYLNTGKQRQVVGFTSSTSGEGKTFCAVNLATVMALSGKSTIMVDADMRRPRLTETLGLTEENKGLSTYLIGEARLDEIIRKTDIQGMDMISAGPVPPNPLELVELPKMEELFIELRKRYDNIIVDASPMGLVSEYVIISRHTDVTLYVVRERYTKRGALRLINEMVKGKKMTDIDLLFNDVEQASGDGYGYYTK from the coding sequence ATGAGTGCATCTGCGAACGATACGATCGATCTGCAAGCGATCTTCAAGAAGCTCCTTTCTAAATGGTGGGTGTTCTTCATTACATGCGCGTTGGCAATAGGCGGAGGAGTGGCCTACATCAAGACCACGGCCAAGATCTACTTGGTGAAGACCGTAGTGATGATGAGTGAGAAGGACAAGAGTGCAATGGGGTCAAAGGAGGAATTCCTTAAAGGCAGTGCGCTCATGAACAATAGTTCCGCAATTGAGGACCTGATCGCACAGTTGGTCTCGGTCTCCAATGTTACCAAGACCATGCAACGGCTGGAATTCGGTATCGCTTATTATGAACGGAAGGATTTTCTTACACAACAGAAATTCGAGTATCCACCATTCTTCGTGAAGTTGGATACGGTCGCCATACAGGTCTTTGGCCTTCCCATTCATGTGAAAGTGGACCGTGAAGCAGGTACCTATCGTGTGCAGGCAGAAGCAAAGCACGCACAGCTGTACAACGTTCAAAAGCAGATCGAACTGGAGGGCTTCATTGCCGATTACAAAGTGGATGAAGTACGCAAGATCGGTGAACCATTCGTTGCGGAAGGGCTCAGCTTTACCATTGAATTCCCTGAGGATCGCAACTATGGGAACGATAAGGAACGGTACTTCACGATCAATAGTTTGGACGCGTTGGTCGCGGAGTACAGGGACAAAACAACAGCCGGTGCGCTGAGTGAAGAGAGTAACATCGTAGAAGTGATGACCACAGGTGAGGTCACTGCGAAGGAAAAGCAATACCTCAATAAGTTGGTGGAGACCTTCATTGAAAGTGAGCTGTTGCGTCGCCAGCGAAAGGGTCGGTCCACGATCAACTTCATCGATGAACAGATCGGGGTCGTTTCCGATTCATTGCGGAAATCACAGGAAAGCGTTGAGAAGATCAGAAAGCAGGATGGCGTATTTGATGTTGGCCAATCAGTTGACGTGATCCTGAATGATCGTTCACGCTTGGAGGATGAGCGTTCACAATGGGTTAGAAAGAGACAGTATTGCGTGTCCATACTTTCGAAATTGCGTACGAATACGGACTACCGCAACGTACCTGCACCACAATCATCCGGTATTGATGATGCCGTACTGAACAGTACTGTTCTGGAGCTGACCAAACTCTCTGCGGACCTGGCGGCCGAGAACATGAACACCGTGAAGAGCAATCCGAAGATCGTGACCATGGAGCGCCGTATTCGTAACCTCGTGGGTTCGTTGATCAGTACTGCGGAAGGATTGGTCGAGCAAGCTGATATTACCATCGCGGACCTGAGCAAACGGTTGGGAACGTTGAATTTCCGCATGAATAAGATGGGGAGGACTGAAGGAAGTATTTCCAGCGCTGCGCTCACTTCTGAATTGACCGGAGACCTCTACAATTATTTGATGGAGAAGAAGTATGAGGCGAGTATTGCGGTTGCCAGCGATCAAGTGGATAAATACGTGATCGATATTGCACGGAATGCAAGCGGGAAGCCCATCAAGCCGGCCAAAAAAATGGTGTTCGGCACGGCGTTGATGTTAGGACTTCTGCTTCCATTGGGATTCCTGCTGATCCGTGACTTCTTCAATGATAGTATTGAGAACCTGGATCAGTTGAAACGCGTTTCATCCATTCCGGTGCTGGCTACGATCCCTTCCAGCAAGCGGAAACGCATTATGCCGGATGAGCCAAAGTCGTTGCTGGCGGAATCGTTCCGGACCGCACGGATCAACTTGCAATATTTGAATACGGGTAAACAACGCCAGGTCGTAGGATTCACTTCCAGTACGAGTGGTGAGGGTAAGACGTTCTGCGCAGTGAACCTTGCCACGGTAATGGCATTGAGCGGTAAGAGTACGATCATGGTCGATGCTGACATGCGCAGGCCACGACTTACCGAAACGTTAGGGCTTACCGAAGAGAACAAGGGTTTATCGACCTATTTGATCGGTGAAGCGCGATTGGATGAGATCATTAGGAAGACGGACATTCAGGGCATGGACATGATCAGTGCAGGACCGGTTCCTCCGAACCCATTGGAACTGGTTGAATTACCCAAAATGGAGGAGTTGTTCATTGAGTTGCGCAAGCGTTACGATAACATTATCGTAGACGCATCGCCAATGGGCCTGGTCAGTGAATATGTGATCATTTCTCGCCATACGGACGTAACACTCTATGTTGTGCGTGAGCGATATACCAAACGTGGCGCATTGCGGTTGATCAATGAGATGGTGAAAGGAAAGAAAATGACCGACATCGATCTGTTGTTCAATGATGTGGAACAAGCCAGTGGCGATGGCTACGGCTACTACACCAAGTAG
- a CDS encoding TlpA family protein disulfide reductase, whose translation MPSRIEGSLHATALHDFFKSAKTFETETNTLKEALNMQPPDASTMARYNQLNAEFYERTKTFTQENSGSPVAITSVTRLDINKEMDLFKKVRDDLRKVMPKSSVFTQFRDQVASFETQQTQLKMQQEAEERKNSMLPFGSVAPEIRQQTPDGGTFALSDLRGQYVLIDFWASWCRPCRYENPNVKRIYERFHKKGFEILGVSLDKDLEAWKKAIKDDGLPWKHVSDLGYWNNAAAQEYGANSIPYTVLVDKEGKILAKGMRANELEPKLEEIFGK comes from the coding sequence ATGCCGTCCAGGATCGAGGGTTCGTTACATGCTACTGCGCTGCATGACTTCTTCAAGAGCGCAAAGACATTCGAGACGGAGACAAATACATTAAAGGAAGCTCTGAACATGCAACCGCCAGACGCAAGTACAATGGCACGGTACAATCAGCTCAATGCCGAATTCTACGAACGCACCAAGACGTTCACGCAAGAGAATTCCGGTTCGCCGGTTGCGATCACTTCGGTTACACGACTGGATATCAACAAGGAGATGGATCTGTTCAAAAAAGTGCGGGATGATCTGCGCAAGGTGATGCCGAAGTCCAGCGTTTTCACTCAATTCCGAGATCAAGTTGCGAGCTTCGAAACACAACAAACGCAACTTAAAATGCAACAGGAGGCAGAAGAACGGAAGAACAGCATGCTCCCGTTCGGAAGCGTTGCACCGGAGATCCGCCAACAAACTCCGGATGGCGGAACATTCGCTCTAAGTGACCTTCGCGGCCAGTACGTGCTGATCGATTTCTGGGCCAGCTGGTGCCGTCCATGCCGTTACGAGAACCCGAACGTGAAACGGATCTATGAGCGCTTCCATAAAAAAGGATTCGAGATCCTCGGCGTGTCGTTGGATAAGGATCTTGAGGCTTGGAAAAAAGCGATCAAGGACGATGGCCTTCCCTGGAAACACGTGAGTGATCTCGGTTACTGGAACAATGCCGCCGCACAGGAATACGGGGCCAACAGTATCCCGTACACCGTGCTGGTCGATAAGGAAGGAAAGATCCTCGCAAAAGGAATGCGCGCGAACGAACTGGAACCGAAGTTGGAAGAGATCTTTGGAAAGTAG
- a CDS encoding polysaccharide export protein: MAFKKNWVLGILVVLMLGSCVGKRNINYLNDRSLSTGSSKLFENRKFEYRIQSNDVLSIRVLGLDEATSRFFNVESAGAAVGMNESSLYVNGFSVDKNGQVQLPTVGKVKVQGLTVGEAQELLQRKINEYFTNATLIMKLVSFRVSVLGEVGQPGAYFVYNNQITLLEALAMAGGPKEYGDKTHVTLMRQSERGVQALYVDLSSTDVLSSEYYYLLPNDVVYVPTLKARPGRMNLELLAILLSTLSTAAVVFTVIQNNTK; this comes from the coding sequence ATGGCATTTAAGAAGAATTGGGTCCTTGGAATTTTAGTGGTCCTCATGCTGGGATCCTGTGTAGGTAAGCGTAATATCAATTACCTGAATGACCGTTCGCTGAGCACGGGCTCAAGCAAGTTGTTCGAGAATCGCAAGTTCGAGTATCGTATTCAGTCCAATGATGTTCTCTCCATCAGGGTGCTTGGTCTCGATGAAGCAACAAGTCGGTTCTTCAATGTTGAATCTGCCGGTGCTGCTGTGGGTATGAATGAATCATCGTTATACGTGAATGGCTTCAGTGTGGATAAGAATGGTCAGGTCCAACTACCTACCGTAGGTAAAGTGAAGGTCCAAGGGCTTACTGTGGGCGAGGCCCAGGAGCTTTTGCAGCGGAAGATCAATGAGTATTTCACCAACGCTACGCTGATCATGAAGTTGGTCAGCTTCCGCGTTAGCGTTCTGGGCGAAGTTGGGCAGCCAGGAGCTTATTTCGTGTATAACAATCAGATCACCTTATTGGAAGCACTTGCCATGGCTGGTGGGCCAAAGGAATACGGCGATAAAACGCATGTGACCTTAATGCGCCAAAGCGAACGCGGTGTTCAAGCACTGTATGTGGACCTTTCCAGTACGGATGTGTTGAGCAGTGAGTATTATTATTTGTTACCGAACGACGTTGTGTATGTACCGACCCTGAAAGCTAGACCTGGCCGGATGAACCTGGAACTTCTCGCGATCCTGCTCAGCACATTGAGCACTGCTGCGGTCGTGTTCACGGTTATTCAGAACAATACCAAGTAA
- the lpxK gene encoding tetraacyldisaccharide 4'-kinase: MTLLRILLAPFTLLHAAVLRIRHLLYDTGVIRPVRPAIPTIAIGNLALGGTGKTPMMELVLRILKGTEQIATLSRGYGRKGSDLHEVNANDATALSGDEPVQVKRNFPQVHVFVGADRIAGIVAIQEQLPDVSAVVLDDALQHRKVNAGLNILLTTWQRPYCDDVLFPAGTLRDLRYRAEAAQVIVVTKCPSLPSDTEQDKWRHRLRIDAHQQLFFSGIEYESLRPYSDPVAVKGEKPKILLFTGIADPRPLLLHVRSLADSVEHIAFKDHHAFTSKDLHHLATVFGKFAPGPKMLVTTEKDAARLGSVIRGSALEGLPLYVIGMRAVILNEPERFAELIQRHVATHKTHS, encoded by the coding sequence ATGACCCTGCTGCGCATTCTTCTCGCTCCATTCACGTTGCTACATGCTGCGGTCCTTCGCATACGTCATCTGCTCTATGACACTGGTGTGATCAGACCGGTCCGCCCCGCAATACCGACCATCGCTATTGGAAATCTTGCACTAGGCGGAACTGGAAAAACGCCAATGATGGAACTTGTTCTGCGAATTTTGAAGGGCACTGAACAGATCGCAACGCTAAGCCGAGGTTATGGCAGAAAGGGATCCGACCTGCACGAAGTGAATGCCAATGACGCAACGGCGCTATCAGGCGATGAGCCCGTACAAGTAAAACGAAATTTTCCCCAAGTTCATGTCTTCGTTGGAGCCGATCGAATTGCGGGTATTGTAGCAATACAGGAACAATTACCGGATGTGAGTGCCGTGGTACTGGATGATGCTTTGCAACACCGAAAAGTCAATGCTGGCCTGAACATTCTCCTTACTACGTGGCAAAGACCGTATTGCGATGATGTGCTCTTTCCGGCCGGGACCCTACGCGATCTGCGTTACAGGGCCGAAGCCGCGCAGGTGATCGTGGTCACCAAATGCCCTTCTTTACCCAGCGATACGGAACAGGATAAGTGGAGACATCGGCTACGGATCGATGCTCATCAGCAGCTTTTTTTCAGTGGGATCGAATACGAGAGCCTCCGTCCTTATAGTGATCCTGTAGCAGTAAAAGGCGAAAAGCCGAAGATCCTTTTGTTCACGGGAATTGCTGATCCTCGGCCTCTCCTGTTACACGTTCGCAGCTTGGCCGATAGCGTTGAACACATCGCTTTCAAGGACCACCATGCATTCACCTCAAAAGACCTTCACCATCTGGCGACGGTTTTTGGTAAATTCGCACCCGGCCCAAAAATGCTGGTCACCACTGAAAAGGATGCCGCAAGGCTTGGTTCAGTGATAAGGGGTAGTGCACTCGAAGGATTGCCACTCTACGTGATCGGAATGAGGGCCGTAATTTTGAATGAACCAGAACGTTTCGCTGAATTGATCCAACGCCATGTTGCAACGCATAAAACGCATAGCTGA
- a CDS encoding Nif3-like dinuclear metal center hexameric protein yields MKLSKLIAALEQWAPLSLQEAYDNSGLQLGDPNMEILSAMVCLDCTETVIEEAAMQNCQLIISHHPLIFRGLKCLSGNGYVERTLRAAIKHDIALYAIHTNLDNVHDGVNGEIASRLRLKPMGVLEPKVDLLRKLSVFVPHSHAEQVREAMFRAGAGHVGDYDECSFNVEGTGTFRGTEGTVPYVGKIGERHKEPETRVEVIYPVFKERMIISTMREAHPYEEVAYDLVPLHNRHPRVGSGLVGEWDKPLSEQEFLARLKEVFGLKTLRHSKLLGRPIKRVGMCGGSGAFLINRSKSEGVDAYITGDVKYHEFFDADGSLLLADIGHFGSEQFTMHLIQRRLAQLFPTFAVRLTKIVTDPIYHY; encoded by the coding sequence ATGAAATTGAGTAAATTGATCGCTGCTCTGGAACAATGGGCTCCTCTTAGCCTACAAGAGGCATATGACAATAGTGGATTACAGTTGGGCGATCCTAATATGGAAATTTTGAGTGCTATGGTCTGTTTGGACTGTACCGAGACTGTGATAGAGGAAGCTGCAATGCAGAATTGTCAACTCATCATTAGTCATCATCCATTGATATTCAGAGGGTTAAAGTGTCTGTCCGGGAATGGTTACGTAGAACGGACACTTAGAGCCGCGATAAAGCACGACATCGCTTTATATGCAATTCATACGAATCTGGATAATGTGCATGATGGCGTGAATGGAGAGATCGCGTCACGTCTGCGATTAAAGCCAATGGGCGTTCTGGAACCTAAAGTTGATCTACTCCGCAAACTATCGGTATTCGTTCCGCATTCACATGCCGAACAAGTGCGTGAGGCTATGTTCCGGGCCGGGGCCGGGCACGTGGGCGATTATGACGAGTGTAGTTTCAATGTTGAAGGAACCGGCACATTCAGAGGTACGGAAGGAACGGTGCCCTATGTGGGGAAGATCGGTGAACGCCACAAGGAGCCCGAAACGCGCGTGGAGGTCATTTATCCAGTATTCAAGGAAAGGATGATCATCAGCACCATGAGAGAAGCACATCCCTATGAGGAAGTGGCTTATGACCTGGTTCCATTGCATAACAGGCATCCTCGGGTCGGAAGTGGTCTGGTCGGTGAATGGGACAAGCCATTGTCAGAACAAGAGTTCTTGGCACGATTGAAGGAAGTTTTCGGGCTAAAGACCTTACGTCATTCCAAATTATTGGGTAGACCCATTAAGCGCGTTGGAATGTGTGGTGGTTCCGGTGCTTTTTTGATCAACAGGTCGAAGAGCGAAGGTGTTGATGCGTATATCACTGGGGACGTGAAATACCACGAATTTTTTGATGCTGATGGCAGTCTGTTATTGGCTGATATTGGGCATTTCGGCAGCGAACAATTCACGATGCACCTGATCCAACGCAGATTGGCCCAACTTTTCCCTACCTTTGCCGTCCGTTTGACGAAAATTGTCACGGATCCCATATACCATTACTGA
- a CDS encoding purine-nucleoside phosphorylase — MLQRIKRIAEYLKKATDGFIPETGIILGTGLSGLGKEIDVKFSIAYKDIPEFPVSTVQGHPGKLLFGILGGKPVVAMQGRFHFYEGWTMDEVIMPVRVMKFLGIHRLFVSNACGGVNPAHDTGDLMILNDHICLFPNPLIGKNIDELGPRFPDMSEPYDHALIATAKEIAAKNNITVREGTYVGLTGPTLETPAEYRYVRNIGGDAVGMSTVPEVIAARQMGIPCFAMSVITDMGVEGRIEKTTHEMVQRVAEVAEPKLTLIMRELIASC; from the coding sequence ATGTTGCAACGCATAAAACGCATAGCTGAATACCTTAAGAAAGCCACTGATGGTTTCATACCAGAGACGGGGATCATCCTCGGAACGGGGCTTAGCGGTCTAGGGAAGGAGATCGATGTGAAATTCAGCATCGCATACAAGGATATCCCTGAATTTCCGGTGAGTACGGTTCAAGGACATCCCGGCAAATTGCTGTTCGGCATCCTTGGTGGTAAGCCCGTAGTGGCCATGCAAGGCCGTTTCCACTTTTACGAAGGTTGGACCATGGATGAGGTGATCATGCCTGTTCGCGTTATGAAGTTCTTAGGGATCCATAGACTTTTCGTGAGCAACGCATGCGGAGGTGTCAATCCAGCTCACGACACAGGCGACCTGATGATCCTGAACGATCACATTTGTCTTTTCCCTAACCCGCTCATTGGCAAGAACATCGATGAGCTCGGACCACGCTTTCCAGATATGAGTGAACCTTACGATCATGCATTGATCGCAACCGCAAAGGAGATCGCTGCCAAGAACAATATCACGGTACGCGAAGGAACTTACGTTGGACTTACCGGGCCAACGCTTGAGACTCCTGCGGAGTATCGCTACGTTAGGAATATTGGAGGTGACGCAGTGGGTATGAGTACCGTACCGGAAGTGATTGCTGCGAGACAAATGGGAATTCCGTGTTTCGCAATGAGCGTTATCACCGATATGGGTGTGGAAGGACGCATCGAAAAAACGACGCATGAAATGGTTCAGCGCGTCGCCGAAGTTGCAGAGCCAAAGCTCACGTTGATCATGCGGGAATTGATCGCGAGTTGTTGA